AGGGCATTTGACAGAAGAAGAAAAAGATTTTATAACTATTCTCCATGCAAAAATAATAAAAAAATGCTACTAAATCAAAAAATATTAATAAACCTTTAATAAACTAAAAAACCTGCCTTCAAATGAAGCAGGTAATTAAAAAAGAAAACGGGGTTGACGGGGCTCGAACCCGCGACCTCCTGCGTGACAGGCAGGCACTCTAACCAAACTGAGCTACAACCCCATATTTGCAAGTTAATTATAGAATACAAAATTTTTATTTTCAAGCATTTATTTTATTTAATCTGATATAGCCTATTTATAAGGGATTGAAGGCGTAAACGCTTTGAAAATAACTCTGGTTAATCTACCCCGTTGGCTTTAAAAAACGGAGCATATTTCATGTCTACTTCCAGTATGTGATGATTTAACCAGTCGGTCAGAAAGTTAATAAGAGAATCATCTATTTCTGCATCATGTTTTTCATACGCATTCAGAAACTTGGTGATGTTTCCCAGTAAATTTTCGTGTTCTTTTTTGTGCTGTTTTACATCAGGGTAATTAAACTTGGCAAAAAGCTTTTCTTCGTAGCCAAAATGACCTATTGTAAAGTTAGCGAGTTCTTTTAATGTTTTACCTAATTCAGGATGTTTTTTGTTTTTCAGATATAACTGATAAAGACTATTAACGTAATTAACGATTTTAAAATGCTGATAATCTATTTCAGTAACACCTGTAAAGAATTTTTCGCTCCAGAAGAAGATTACAGGTTTGTCATCAGTCTTAAAAACAGAGCAGGAAACATTTAATGTCCTCGCCATAATTAAAAGAGAATGGGCATGTTTTTCAAGTTCGTGTGTGCCTGCTGAATGTTCTTGAGTAGAGGCTGATATTTCCTGTGCAGCCGCGGCATTAGTTTCAGCAACCGCTGCCACGCTTGATATGGCAAGGTTCATAGCTTCGTTTTTTTCTACAAGTTCGCTGATTGAAGAATTAATTTTATCTGATTCTGTATCAATAATTTTTGATTGTTCATATATTTTGTCGAAGTTTTCTTTTATAAGATTGAACGCTTTAACTCCGTTTTCAACTTTGTCCAGATTGTTTAAAGTTGTATCTACAGATTTTTTGGATTCTGTTTGAACTTTTATTACAATTTCACGTATTTGATGAGTAGAACTTGCTGATTGTTCGGCAAGTTTTTTAACTTCATTAGCTACGACAGCAAAGCCTTTTCCTTCCGCACCTGCTCTAGCTGCTTCTATAGAGGCGTTTAGCGCCAAAAGATTTGTTTGTTTTGTTATATTAGTGATTAATTCAACTATTTCACCAATTTCACTGCCAAGTTGCCCGAGATAAGAGATTTGCTCTGCTGCAAGTTTGCTAGCATCTTTGATTTCATTTATCATAATAAGAGTTGAATCAATGTCTTGTTTACCTTGCAGTGCAATGTTTAAAAAATCATCGGCTATTTTGCCAATTTGTTTAACCTGATTATTTACTTGTTGCGAGGTATTAGAAATTTCATTGATATTTTCTGAACAAGTTATTATATCATTTACCTGATTATTTGCCCCTATTGCAAGCTGTTCAGTGGTTTTAGCAACTTCTTCGGCTATATTGGTTGAATTTTTGGTTATTTCTCCGAGTTTTTTACCTGATTTATACAAAATTTCAAGATCCTTTTCAAGTTGAAATACAAGATTCCTGACTTTCATTGCGACACTCGAAATATGTTTATCAAAATTTAAGTTGATATCGTTTTTTTCATTATTTAAATCAGATTCATTTTTACCGGAATAACTAAAATCGCCTTCCTTCATTTTTTCCAGAACAAAAAACAAAGAGTTTAAAGGATTAGTAGATGTTTTAGAAATAAAAATCCCTGTTATTGTGAAAAACAATAAAGAAAATATGCTCCAATCGATTAAAAAATTAAGATGATAACTTTTTGAAAAGGAATAAATGATTAATGGAGAAAGTGCTGCCGATAAACAAAATAAAATTAACTTTTTATTTAAACTCATTGTAACCTCATAACTGTTTTATAAATCAATTCTATAAAAATATTTTTCCTATTAATTATTATAAATTTTGTTTTGATTTAAAACAATTAAAATTTTTAATAATTAATATTTGGAACTAATCCAAATATTTTCTAAAGTTTGTTGGAGA
This is a stretch of genomic DNA from bacterium. It encodes these proteins:
- a CDS encoding bacteriohemerythrin, whose amino-acid sequence is MSLNKKLILFCLSAALSPLIIYSFSKSYHLNFLIDWSIFSLLFFTITGIFISKTSTNPLNSLFFVLEKMKEGDFSYSGKNESDLNNEKNDINLNFDKHISSVAMKVRNLVFQLEKDLEILYKSGKKLGEITKNSTNIAEEVAKTTEQLAIGANNQVNDIITCSENINEISNTSQQVNNQVKQIGKIADDFLNIALQGKQDIDSTLIMINEIKDASKLAAEQISYLGQLGSEIGEIVELITNITKQTNLLALNASIEAARAGAEGKGFAVVANEVKKLAEQSASSTHQIREIVIKVQTESKKSVDTTLNNLDKVENGVKAFNLIKENFDKIYEQSKIIDTESDKINSSISELVEKNEAMNLAISSVAAVAETNAAAAQEISASTQEHSAGTHELEKHAHSLLIMARTLNVSCSVFKTDDKPVIFFWSEKFFTGVTEIDYQHFKIVNYVNSLYQLYLKNKKHPELGKTLKELANFTIGHFGYEEKLFAKFNYPDVKQHKKEHENLLGNITKFLNAYEKHDAEIDDSLINFLTDWLNHHILEVDMKYAPFFKANGVD